The genomic segment TTCAGCGTGAGCAATTGCGTGCCCAGGTTCGCCGCCACATCGCCCAAAGAGCCCAACCCCAGCAGTTGAGAAGCAATGGACAGGCCAATGCTGGTGGCCTGGCTCTTGGCCAGACGTTCACGCGCGTGTTCGCGCAGGGCATGCGCCATCTCGTGCCCCATGATCATGGCCACTTCGTCGTCGTTGAGCTTCAGTTGGTCCAAGATCCCGGTGTAAAAAGCGATCTTGCCGCCGGGCATGCACCAGGCGTTGATTTGTTTGCTGCCAATCAGGTTCACTTGCCACTTCCAGTCACGCGAACGCGGGTTCCATGACGCCGTGTGCGGGATGAGTTTTTCCGCGATGGTGTGCAAGCGTTGCAGTTGCGGGTGACCATCGGGGGCCAGTGCGCCTTTGGCGCGGGCATCGGCCAGAACTTGTGTGTACTGCTGCCGTGCTGAAGTTTCCAGCGTTTCGGCCGGGACCAATTTGCGCAAGCCGGAAGAAGAACCCACGTCCACCTGCGCCAAAGCCGAGCCGGCGGCCGAGGCCCCTGCCGCCAACAAAAAGGCACGCCGGGCTTGCCAGCGCGGCGAGGCATCGGCCGATCCACTGGAAGAGGGACCGTTCGGAGGATTTTTGAGGTCACAGAGCAGGCACATGGTGTGCAAATGATAGCGGCTTGCCCAACTTCAAGGTGTCAGGCCCTTTGGGTCGGCCGATAATGGCGCATGGCTGAAACTGCAACCCCTTTTGAACAAGCCCCCCCGAGCACGGTGCGCACCTGGCGCGAGGCGCTGCGCCTGTACTTGCAGCCCGCCAGCTTGCGCATGTTGGCGCTGGGCTTTGCGGCGGGCTTGCCGCTGCTGTTGGTGCTGGGCACGCTCAGTTTTCGGTTGCGCGAGGCGGGCATTGACCGCAGCACCATTGGTTATCTCAGCTGGGTCGGTCTGGCGTATGGCTTGAAATGGATGTGGGCCCCGCTGGTCGACCGCATGCCCATACCTTGGCTCACACGCCAACTGGGGCGCAGGCGCAGCTGGCTGCTGGTGTCGCAGCTCGTCATCGCGCTCGGGCTGGTGGGCATGGCGCTCAATGACCCATCGCAACTGCTTGGCCCTTTGGTGGCCTGCGCCTTGGCCGTGGCGGTGGCTTCGGCCACGCAAGACATTGCGCTGGACGCCTACCGCATCGAATCGGCCGAGGTGAACGCGCAAGCCGCCTTGGCGGCCAGTTACCAGACGGGGTATCGCCTCGCCATGATCTGGGCCGGGGCCGGTGTGTTGTGGGTGGCGGCTTGGGCCCAAGGCGAGCAAGCCACAGGCTATATGCAATCGGCTTGGCAAGCGGCTTATCTGGTCATGGCACTGAGCATGCTGCCGGGCATGGCGGTGGTGCTGGCTTCGCCCGAGCCTGTGCCTGCCCCTTTTGCACCAGCCCGCAACCTGCTCGAGTGGCTCCAGGGTGCGGTGGTCCAGCCTTTTGCCGATTTTTGGTTGCGCTACCGCTGGCAAGCGGTGCTGTTGTTGGCCTTGATCGCGGTCTACCGCATCAGCGACGTGGTCATGGGCATCATGGCCAACCCGTTTTACGTGGACATGGGCTTCACCAAGACCGAAGTGGCCAGTGTGACCAAGGTGTACGGCGTCATCATGACCTTGGTGGGTGCGTTTGTGGGCGGTGTGCTGTCGGCTCGGTTGGGCGTCATGCGGGTGCTCATGCTGGGCGCGGCGCTCAGTGCAGCCAGCAATTTGCTGTTTGTCTGGCTCAGTGGCGTGGGCCACGACGTGCAGGCGCTGGTCTGGGTGATTTCGGCCGACAACCTGGCCAGCGGCATCGCTTCGGCCGCCTTCATCGCCTATTTGTCATCGCTGACCAACATCAGTTATTCGGCCACGCAATACGCGCTGCTCAGCTCCATGATGCTGTTGTTGCCCAAGTTCATTGCCGGGTTTTCGGGTGATTTTGTCGACGCCCACGGCTATGCCAGCTTCTTCACGGCCACAGCCTGGTTGGGCGTGCCGGTGCTGCTGCTGGTGGCGCTGGCCTCGCGGGTGCATGCGCGCAAGGCTTGAAGCCATTGCTCGCCGGTTTGGCTGGGCCCAGGATTTACCCAGCTTTACAAAACCGAAACTCTGGGCACTTCGGCTTGGAGGATGATCACCCCATGCAACAACTTTTGATGATCGAAGACGATGTGCGCTTGGCGGGCATGGTGGCAGATTACCTGGGGCAAAACGGCTTTGCCGTGGTGCACTCGCCCGACGCCCACAGCGGCCTGGCCCGTTTGCAAACGCCGGGCGTGGACTTGGTCATCCTGGACCTGATGCTGCCCGACATGGATGGCCTGCAGGTTTGCCAGCGCATCCGCGCCCTGCCTGGCAGCACAGGCCAGGTGCCGGTGCTCATGCTCACGGCCAAAGGTGACCCCATGGACCGCATCATTGGCCTTGAAATGGGGGCCGACGATTACCTGCCCAAGCCCTTTGAGCCACGCGAGTTGCTGGCCCGCATCAAGGCCATCTTGCGTCGCAAAAATAACGGGAACGACACGCCCCCACAGCGCATGCAATTTGGCTCGCTGGAGATTGACCGCGATGCCCGCCGCGTCAGCGTCAAGGGGCAGGACTGCGAGCTGACCTCGTACCAATACGACTTGCTGGTGGCGCTGGCCGAACGCGCCGGGCGCGTGCTCACGCGCGACCAGATCATGGAGGCCGTGCGGGGCCGCGAACTCGAAGCCTTTGACCGCTCCATCGACGTGCACATGGGCCGCATCCGTGCCGCCATCGAGGCCGACCCCAAAGCGCCGCAACGCATCCTCACCGTGCGCGGTGTGGGTTATGTGTTTGCCCGCCAGCAAGACTGAGCGCCGATCATGCCCATTCGCAGTTTCTCGCGCCAGTGGTCACGCCACCTGTACTTGCGCATCTGGCTGGCCGTGGTGGTGGGCGTGGCGCTGCTCATGCTGTTGGTGGGTTGGGCCTGGCGCGCCACGGTCGAGCACCATGCCGCGCCGCCAGCGCCGCGTGAATGGGTGGTGTTGAACGCCAACGGCGATGTGCTGGCCAGCACCACCCGGGCCGGGCCGGGCGCACCTTTGGTCTTTGATGTGCCCTTGCCCGACGGTCAAACCCTGCCTCTGCAAGTGCAGCGCAGCGGCGAGCGATCGGCCGAGCGGCCCCATGCCCCCGCTGCGCATGGCATGCCTGGCATGGGGCTCGGCCCGAACGGCCGTTTGCCGCCACATTGGCGCCAGGACATGCCTTGGTGGGCCAAGCCTTCAGGTTTTTTCTGGATGCTCGGCCTCATTGGGCTGGCTGTGGCGCTGGGTCTGTACCCGGTGGTGCGCAGGCTGACGCAGCGTCTTGAGGGCCTGCAGCGCGGCGTGCAGCGTTGGGGCGAGGGCGACTTGTCGGTGCGCGTGACGGTGCAAGGCGACGACGAGGTGGCCGACCTGTCCGAGCGCTTCAACGCGGCGGCCGAGCGCATCGAAGGCCTGATGGCCTCGCAAAAGTCATTGCTGGCCAACGCCTCGCACGAGTTGCGCTCGCCGCTGGCCCGCATTCGCATGGGCTTGGAGCTGATGAACGGCCCGGCGGATTCAGACGCATGGGCACGCAGTCGGGCCGAAATTTTGCGCAACATGGCTGAACTGGACCAGCTGATCGACGAGATCTTGCTGGCCAGCCGCTTGAACGCCAAGGAGGCCGACATCGGTACCGTGGAGGCGGTGGATCTGGTGGGCCTGTGCGCCGAAGAGTGCGCGCGGGTCAGCGCAAGGCTGGATGTCCCCGAAGGCCTGGCCCAGCTCGAAGTACCCGGCGTGGCCAAACTGCTGCGCCGGATGGTGCGCAATCTGCTGGAAAACGCCCGCCGTTATGGCGCCAGCAGCCAAGCTGCTCTGCAGGGCAATGGCATTGTGCTGTGCTTGAAGCCCCAAGGTGGACGGGTTCACATCGAGGTCGGTGACCATGGACCTGGCGTGCCCCCCGCCTACCGAGATCGGATCTTTGAGCCGTTTTTCCGTTTGCCCGGGACCAGCGAGCGCGTTGGCGGCGTGGGTTTGGGGCTGTCGCTGGTCAAATCGATTGCCGAGCGCCACGGCGGATGGGTGCGGTGCGCAGACCGAGCCGGTGGTGGTGCTTGCTTCGAGGTGAGTTTGCCCCAAAGCAAAACGGCGAACACCTGAGTGTTCGCCGTGGGGCGGCTGCGCCATCGCCTGTTTGCGCCGCGCGGGAATCAGTGGTGGTGCCCTACCACTTCCCCTGCTTTCATTTTGTAAACCGTGCCGCAATAGGGGCACTTGGCTTCACCGGTTTTGGCCACATCCAAGTAGACCTTGGGGTGGCTGTTCCAGAGTTTCATGTCGGCTTTGGGGCTGGGACAAAACACACCGCCTTGGGGGTTCAGGTCGGTGGCCAGCAGTTCAACAGCTTGGGTGCTCATGCTGGCCTTCCTCAAACCAAGGTCAGCCAGTGGGCGTATTTCGGGTTACGGCCGTTGACGATGTCAAAAAATGCGCTCTGGATTTTTTCGGTGATCGGGCCACGGCTGCCCACGTAGCCTTCTTTGCCCAGTTCGATGCGGTCGAGTTCGCGAATGGGCGTCACTTCGGCGGCGGTGCCGGTGAAGAAGGCTTCGTCGGCGATGTAGACCTCATCGCGGGTGATCCGCTTTTGCACGATCTCCAGACCCAGGTCTTTGGCAATGTGGAAGACGGTGTTGCGGGTGATGCCGTTCAAGGCGCCGGCCGACAAGTCGGGCGTATAGATCACGCCGTTCTTGACCACAAAGATGTTCTCGCCTGCGCCTTCTGACACAAAGCCCGAGGTGTCGAGCAGCAGGGCTTCGTCGTAACCCTCGTCGGTCACTTCCATGTTGGCCAAAATGGAGTTGGTGTAGTTGCTCACCGCTTTGGCCTGCGTCATGGTGATGTTGACGTGGTGGCGGGTGTAGCTGCTGGTTTTGACGCGGATGCCGCGCTTCATGCCTTCTTCGCCCAAATAGGCGCCCCACGTCCAGGCGGCCACCATCAGATGGATGGTGTTGCCCTTGGGGCTGACGCCCAGCTTTTTGTCGCCAATCCAGGTCAAGGGGCGAATGTAGCCCGATTCCAGCTTGTTCTCGCGCACCACGGCACGTTGGGCTTCGTTGACCTGCGCTGGGGTGAAGGGGATGGCCATGCGCAAAATTTTGGCGCTGTTGAACAGGCGCTCGGTGTGCTCTTGCAGGCGGAAGATGGCGGTGCCTTGCTCGGTTTTGTAGGCGCGCACGCCTTCAAAAGCACCGCAGCCGTAGTGCAAGGTGTGGCTCAGCACATGGATCTTGGCATCGCGCCAATCCACCATCTGGCCGTCCATCCAGATTTTGCCGTCACGGTCTGACATGGAGGGA from the Limnohabitans sp. 2KL-27 genome contains:
- a CDS encoding M48 family metallopeptidase codes for the protein MCLLCDLKNPPNGPSSSGSADASPRWQARRAFLLAAGASAAGSALAQVDVGSSSGLRKLVPAETLETSARQQYTQVLADARAKGALAPDGHPQLQRLHTIAEKLIPHTASWNPRSRDWKWQVNLIGSKQINAWCMPGGKIAFYTGILDQLKLNDDEVAMIMGHEMAHALREHARERLAKSQATSIGLSIASQLLGLGSLGDVAANLGTQLLTLKYSRDDETESDLVGLEIAARGGYKPEASVSLWQKMQAASSNGSPSFLSTHPSGTNRIQELEANLPKVQHLYEQARRG
- a CDS encoding AmpG family muropeptide MFS transporter, whose protein sequence is MAETATPFEQAPPSTVRTWREALRLYLQPASLRMLALGFAAGLPLLLVLGTLSFRLREAGIDRSTIGYLSWVGLAYGLKWMWAPLVDRMPIPWLTRQLGRRRSWLLVSQLVIALGLVGMALNDPSQLLGPLVACALAVAVASATQDIALDAYRIESAEVNAQAALAASYQTGYRLAMIWAGAGVLWVAAWAQGEQATGYMQSAWQAAYLVMALSMLPGMAVVLASPEPVPAPFAPARNLLEWLQGAVVQPFADFWLRYRWQAVLLLALIAVYRISDVVMGIMANPFYVDMGFTKTEVASVTKVYGVIMTLVGAFVGGVLSARLGVMRVLMLGAALSAASNLLFVWLSGVGHDVQALVWVISADNLASGIASAAFIAYLSSLTNISYSATQYALLSSMMLLLPKFIAGFSGDFVDAHGYASFFTATAWLGVPVLLLVALASRVHARKA
- a CDS encoding response regulator transcription factor produces the protein MQQLLMIEDDVRLAGMVADYLGQNGFAVVHSPDAHSGLARLQTPGVDLVILDLMLPDMDGLQVCQRIRALPGSTGQVPVLMLTAKGDPMDRIIGLEMGADDYLPKPFEPRELLARIKAILRRKNNGNDTPPQRMQFGSLEIDRDARRVSVKGQDCELTSYQYDLLVALAERAGRVLTRDQIMEAVRGRELEAFDRSIDVHMGRIRAAIEADPKAPQRILTVRGVGYVFARQQD
- a CDS encoding HAMP domain-containing sensor histidine kinase, translated to MPIRSFSRQWSRHLYLRIWLAVVVGVALLMLLVGWAWRATVEHHAAPPAPREWVVLNANGDVLASTTRAGPGAPLVFDVPLPDGQTLPLQVQRSGERSAERPHAPAAHGMPGMGLGPNGRLPPHWRQDMPWWAKPSGFFWMLGLIGLAVALGLYPVVRRLTQRLEGLQRGVQRWGEGDLSVRVTVQGDDEVADLSERFNAAAERIEGLMASQKSLLANASHELRSPLARIRMGLELMNGPADSDAWARSRAEILRNMAELDQLIDEILLASRLNAKEADIGTVEAVDLVGLCAEECARVSARLDVPEGLAQLEVPGVAKLLRRMVRNLLENARRYGASSQAALQGNGIVLCLKPQGGRVHIEVGDHGPGVPPAYRDRIFEPFFRLPGTSERVGGVGLGLSLVKSIAERHGGWVRCADRAGGGACFEVSLPQSKTANT
- a CDS encoding zinc-finger domain-containing protein, which encodes MSTQAVELLATDLNPQGGVFCPSPKADMKLWNSHPKVYLDVAKTGEAKCPYCGTVYKMKAGEVVGHHH
- a CDS encoding branched-chain amino acid transaminase, producing the protein MSVVIPSMSDRDGKIWMDGQMVDWRDAKIHVLSHTLHYGCGAFEGVRAYKTEQGTAIFRLQEHTERLFNSAKILRMAIPFTPAQVNEAQRAVVRENKLESGYIRPLTWIGDKKLGVSPKGNTIHLMVAAWTWGAYLGEEGMKRGIRVKTSSYTRHHVNITMTQAKAVSNYTNSILANMEVTDEGYDEALLLDTSGFVSEGAGENIFVVKNGVIYTPDLSAGALNGITRNTVFHIAKDLGLEIVQKRITRDEVYIADEAFFTGTAAEVTPIRELDRIELGKEGYVGSRGPITEKIQSAFFDIVNGRNPKYAHWLTLV